From a region of the Constantimarinum furrinae genome:
- a CDS encoding Hsp20/alpha crystallin family protein: MKLVRKQNDWLPTILGDLLTENRLDVPNYENFSIPAVNIFENLTTFVVELAAPGLKKDNFAIEIEENLLKVSAEVKQESETSQEQEEFKYSRKEFGYSKFKRNFTLPESVKSEDIKASYENGVLQITLPKKEEKKALKKMVEIS, encoded by the coding sequence ATGAAATTAGTTAGAAAACAAAACGATTGGTTGCCCACTATTTTAGGTGATCTTTTAACTGAAAATAGATTGGATGTGCCTAATTATGAAAACTTTAGCATACCAGCTGTAAATATTTTCGAGAATTTGACGACCTTTGTAGTGGAACTTGCAGCCCCGGGATTAAAGAAAGATAATTTTGCTATTGAAATTGAAGAAAACCTGCTAAAAGTTTCTGCCGAAGTTAAACAAGAAAGTGAAACTTCACAGGAGCAAGAGGAGTTTAAGTATTCCAGAAAGGAATTCGGATATAGCAAATTTAAAAGAAACTTTACGCTTCCGGAAAGTGTGAAAAGTGAAGATATAAAAGCGTCTTACGAAAACGGAGTGTTGCAAATTACGCTTCCCAAGAAAGAAGAGAAGAAAGCATTGAAGAAAATGGTTGAGATTTCATAA
- a CDS encoding tellurite resistance TerB family protein, which produces MKNEKNRALISDLIVIAKADDKLTESEYDFIKRLAERLDLSAKEIDPLFKSPLPSKPLFSELERITHFYKMVLMMNVDRETHKKEIEAVRNFGLKMGIRQGVIDQILLRMEDYEDKIIPSEELIKIFQTYYN; this is translated from the coding sequence ATGAAAAATGAAAAGAACCGGGCCTTAATTAGTGACCTCATTGTGATCGCCAAAGCAGATGATAAGCTAACCGAAAGTGAATACGATTTTATAAAAAGACTTGCGGAGCGACTGGATCTTAGCGCAAAAGAGATCGATCCACTTTTTAAATCTCCATTACCGTCAAAACCATTGTTTAGTGAATTGGAACGCATTACACATTTCTATAAAATGGTGTTGATGATGAATGTCGACCGCGAAACTCATAAAAAAGAAATTGAGGCAGTAAGAAATTTTGGTTTAAAAATGGGAATCCGCCAGGGGGTAATAGATCAGATTCTCCTGAGGATGGAAGACTATGAGGATAAAATAATTCCTTCCGAAGAACTTATTAAAATATTTCAGACCTATTACAATTAG
- a CDS encoding class I SAM-dependent methyltransferase has protein sequence MSTIKSGKFQSDREGENLRSWNNVAEAYERGFMDLDLYNDSYDFFLKSLENQSAEILEIGCGPGNITRYLLSKCPELKILGIDTAKNMIDLAIKNVVSADFIVMDARKIDGLKKTFDGIVCGFCIPYLSEKDTSEVLQNCSDKLNPNGILYLSFVEGMPENSGYITGSTNDRMYFQYHSKESIQKEMQKNKMEVFKEFRKNYQKADGSSEIHIIVLGKKAQFIK, from the coding sequence ATGAGTACGATCAAGTCGGGAAAATTTCAATCAGACCGGGAAGGTGAAAATCTAAGAAGCTGGAATAATGTTGCCGAAGCTTACGAAAGGGGTTTTATGGACCTCGACCTTTATAATGACAGCTATGATTTTTTCCTGAAGTCTTTAGAGAACCAATCGGCAGAGATCCTTGAAATTGGTTGTGGCCCGGGAAACATTACCCGGTATTTGCTTTCAAAATGTCCGGAATTAAAAATACTCGGTATTGATACTGCCAAAAATATGATCGATCTCGCTATAAAGAATGTAGTTTCAGCCGATTTTATAGTAATGGATGCGCGAAAGATCGACGGTTTGAAAAAAACATTCGACGGTATCGTTTGCGGATTTTGCATACCGTATTTATCTGAAAAGGATACTTCAGAAGTATTGCAAAATTGTTCCGATAAGCTAAATCCTAATGGTATTCTTTATCTTAGTTTTGTGGAAGGCATGCCTGAAAATTCGGGCTATATCACGGGTAGTACAAACGACCGCATGTATTTTCAGTATCATTCAAAAGAAAGTATTCAGAAAGAAATGCAGAAGAATAAAATGGAAGTTTTTAAAGAATTCAGAAAAAACTACCAAAAAGCAGACGGTTCTTCAGAAATACATATTATTGTCCTTGGCAAAAAAGCTCAATTCATAAAATGA
- a CDS encoding DUF2254 domain-containing protein, which produces MKKLYSRLKAFFNSVQSKIAFYPSLLAVLGFNLAFIMMWIEEQGASNKLIKVLPKLVLENGDTALTVLSVCIGGLISMMVFSFSMVMLLLSQASSNFSPRLLPGLISDKKHQIILGAYLATILYNIFTLFSIEPSDEKYTLPGVSILLGISLTIMCLCAFIYFIHNISQSIQINNILEDIYVTSRKKLLYFIESEKQKDEELIKDFPDTKDWFAFTSISSGYFQNLSIKNILEFSEEHQTKLYVTIPQGLFVLNNVPFIKSDKKLDAKTQKQLLSNFNFARGELIEDNYILAFKQITEIAVKAMSPGINDPGTAVNAIDYLTELFALRMQKRDSGIITHNNEAVLKLAVVNFEELLYNVMASLRTYCKHDPIIVQKLIWMLTYLSKQQTTNEDYLNAVENELKILITESKLAFDSKKDIETITNIEHPH; this is translated from the coding sequence ATGAAAAAACTTTACTCACGCCTGAAAGCATTTTTTAATTCTGTACAAAGCAAAATAGCCTTCTACCCTTCTCTATTGGCAGTATTGGGTTTTAATCTCGCCTTTATTATGATGTGGATCGAGGAGCAGGGCGCCTCTAACAAACTTATTAAAGTACTTCCCAAATTAGTGTTGGAAAACGGGGATACCGCACTTACTGTGTTAAGTGTCTGTATTGGAGGACTTATTTCAATGATGGTGTTTAGTTTCTCCATGGTGATGCTTTTGCTGAGTCAGGCATCAAGCAACTTTTCTCCCAGACTTTTACCGGGGCTGATATCGGATAAAAAGCATCAGATCATACTTGGTGCTTATCTGGCCACGATATTGTATAATATTTTCACTCTATTTTCAATAGAACCAAGTGATGAAAAATATACACTTCCGGGAGTCTCTATTTTATTGGGAATATCCCTAACGATTATGTGTCTCTGTGCATTTATTTATTTTATACACAACATTTCACAGAGTATTCAGATCAATAACATACTAGAGGATATTTATGTCACTTCAAGAAAAAAATTGCTGTACTTTATAGAAAGTGAAAAACAAAAAGATGAAGAACTAATCAAAGATTTTCCTGATACCAAAGATTGGTTTGCCTTTACCTCAATTAGTAGTGGGTATTTTCAGAATTTATCAATAAAGAACATCCTTGAATTTTCTGAAGAACACCAAACAAAACTATATGTTACCATTCCGCAGGGATTATTTGTCTTAAACAATGTCCCATTTATAAAATCTGATAAAAAACTGGATGCAAAGACTCAAAAGCAACTGCTTTCCAATTTTAATTTTGCCAGGGGTGAATTGATTGAAGACAATTATATACTGGCGTTTAAACAAATCACCGAAATAGCCGTGAAAGCGATGTCACCGGGGATCAATGATCCGGGAACAGCTGTTAATGCGATCGATTATTTAACCGAATTATTCGCTTTGCGAATGCAAAAAAGAGACAGTGGTATCATTACACATAACAATGAGGCAGTTCTTAAACTGGCCGTAGTAAACTTCGAAGAATTGTTATACAATGTGATGGCCTCCCTTAGGACCTATTGTAAGCACGATCCGATAATAGTTCAAAAACTGATCTGGATGCTGACATATCTAAGCAAGCAACAGACAACAAATGAAGACTATCTAAATGCGGTAGAAAATGAGCTTAAAATCCTAATTACAGAATCGAAACTCGCTTTCGACTCCAAAAAGGATATCGAAACCATTACCAATATCGAACACCCGCACTAA
- a CDS encoding DinB family protein — MELTGLHEYSHHCNLNLITLFEEHASEVPEKARLLLDHILNAHEIWNFRILKRTDHHSPWDRLKPSALRDIENENYHTSLSILKNEELQKLIEYTNSKGQTFTNSVFDMLFHVVNHATYHRAQIATEFRNAGLTPLVTDYIFYKRDLKL, encoded by the coding sequence ATGGAATTAACCGGTTTACATGAATATTCCCATCACTGCAATCTTAACCTAATAACTCTTTTTGAAGAACATGCTTCGGAAGTTCCTGAAAAGGCCCGTTTGTTGTTGGATCATATTCTGAATGCACATGAGATCTGGAATTTTCGAATTCTGAAACGAACCGATCACCATTCGCCCTGGGACAGGCTGAAACCATCGGCACTTCGTGACATAGAAAACGAAAATTATCATACTTCGCTGAGCATTTTAAAAAATGAGGAACTCCAAAAACTGATCGAGTACACCAATAGTAAAGGACAAACCTTTACAAACTCGGTATTTGACATGCTATTTCATGTGGTGAATCACGCCACCTATCACAGGGCACAGATCGCTACCGAATTCAGAAATGCTGGTTTAACACCATTAGTTACCGATTATATTTTTTATAAACGAGACCTGAAGTTATAA
- the rluF gene encoding 23S rRNA pseudouridine(2604) synthase RluF, which yields MTHHPDSIRMNKAISDSGYCSRRKADTLIEQGRVTLNGEKVSLGDRAMPGDEIRIDGKLITENDNLVYIALNKPVGITCTTDTRVDGNVVDFIGHKERIFHVGRLDKPSEGLLLMTNDGDIVNKILRAGNDHEKEYIVKTDRPITADFIKKMGNGVWLEELETLTKKCEVEQISRLVFRIVLVQGLNRQIRRMCEYLGYEVVELKRIRIMNITLGDLPVGKWRDLTTKELQDLKDAVSGSKNVPQVDRITSTGGRRRKK from the coding sequence ATGACCCATCATCCCGATTCCATTCGAATGAATAAGGCGATTAGCGATAGCGGATATTGCTCACGCCGGAAGGCCGATACGCTTATTGAACAGGGGCGAGTGACCCTGAACGGTGAAAAGGTCTCCCTGGGAGATCGTGCGATGCCCGGAGATGAAATTCGCATCGATGGTAAGCTGATCACCGAAAACGACAATCTGGTTTACATCGCCTTAAACAAGCCGGTGGGAATTACCTGTACGACAGATACAAGGGTAGACGGAAATGTAGTAGATTTTATAGGTCATAAAGAGCGCATATTTCATGTAGGAAGACTGGATAAACCCAGTGAAGGACTCCTGTTAATGACCAATGATGGTGATATTGTAAATAAGATCCTGCGCGCCGGAAATGATCATGAAAAAGAATATATCGTCAAAACCGACCGACCTATAACAGCCGATTTTATTAAAAAAATGGGCAATGGGGTATGGTTGGAAGAACTTGAAACCCTAACTAAAAAATGTGAAGTGGAGCAAATAAGTCGGTTGGTATTCAGAATAGTTTTAGTTCAAGGATTAAACCGTCAAATTAGAAGAATGTGTGAATATCTAGGATATGAAGTTGTTGAATTAAAGCGTATCAGAATCATGAATATAACGCTGGGCGATTTGCCGGTGGGTAAATGGCGTGACCTAACAACGAAAGAATTGCAGGACTTAAAGGATGCTGTTTCGGGGTCTAAAAATGTTCCTCAGGTGGATCGGATAACGAGTACAGGTGGAAGGCGTAGAAAAAAGTAG
- the uvrB gene encoding excinuclease ABC subunit UvrB: protein MKFKIATDFTPTGDQPQAIKELVNGLNMDEKYQTLLGVTGSGKTFTVANVVEAVQRPTLVLAHNKTLAAQLYSEFKNLFPDNAVEYFVSYYDYYQPEAFIPSSGTYIEKDLSINEEIEKMRLSTTSSLLSGRRDVLVVASVSCLYGIGNPVEFQKNVIAIKKGEVISRTKLLHRLVQSLYSRTEAEFSNGRFRIKGDTVDVYPGYADYAFRIHFFGDEIEEIEAFDPLNNSVIEKYDRLTIYPANMFVTSPDVLQGAIREIQDDLVKQIDYFKEIGKHLEAKRLEERTNFDLEMIRELGYCSGIENYSRYLDQRLPGTRPFCLLDYFPDDYLMIVDESHVSIPQVGAMYGGDRSRKENLVEYGFRLPAAMDNRPLKFEEFEAIQNQVIYVSATPADYELEKSGGVFVEQIIRPTGLLDPPIEVRPSLNQIDDLLEEIQKRVEKDERVLVTTLTKRMAEELTKYLTRINIRCRYIHSDVDTLERVEIMQDLRLGIFDVLVGVNLLREGLDLPEVSLVAILDADKEGFLRSARSLTQTVGRAARHLNGKAIMYADKITNSMQATIDGTNYRREKQIAYNKEHNITPTAIKKSLENALTKEKVNAYTFDNAEILAAEKENEYLSKPQLEKKIRDTRKAMEKAAKELDFMMAAKLRDKIKGLQKSLQEVE, encoded by the coding sequence ATGAAATTTAAAATCGCTACAGATTTCACTCCAACCGGAGATCAGCCACAAGCCATTAAGGAATTGGTTAACGGACTGAATATGGATGAGAAATACCAGACTTTGCTCGGAGTAACCGGAAGTGGAAAAACTTTTACGGTTGCTAATGTCGTAGAAGCGGTTCAACGGCCTACTTTGGTATTGGCACACAATAAAACGCTGGCTGCTCAACTATACAGTGAGTTTAAAAATTTGTTTCCGGATAATGCGGTGGAATACTTTGTGTCTTACTATGATTATTATCAGCCGGAAGCTTTTATTCCTTCCAGTGGGACTTATATTGAAAAAGACCTCTCGATTAATGAAGAGATCGAAAAAATGAGACTGAGTACTACCTCCTCCCTGCTCTCCGGGCGACGGGATGTACTTGTGGTTGCATCGGTATCCTGCCTTTACGGTATTGGGAATCCTGTAGAGTTTCAAAAAAATGTGATCGCCATAAAGAAGGGAGAAGTAATATCTAGGACTAAACTACTACATCGTCTTGTACAAAGTTTATATTCCAGAACTGAAGCTGAATTCAGTAACGGACGTTTCCGAATAAAAGGAGATACCGTGGATGTATATCCCGGTTATGCCGATTACGCCTTCAGAATTCATTTTTTTGGGGATGAGATAGAAGAAATTGAAGCTTTCGATCCCTTGAACAATTCGGTGATCGAAAAGTACGACCGATTGACCATCTACCCTGCGAATATGTTTGTGACCTCACCTGATGTCTTGCAGGGTGCGATTAGAGAAATACAGGATGATCTCGTAAAACAAATTGACTATTTTAAGGAGATTGGGAAGCATTTGGAAGCCAAACGTCTTGAAGAACGAACCAACTTCGACCTGGAAATGATTCGTGAATTAGGATATTGCAGCGGTATAGAAAATTATTCGCGTTATCTGGACCAGCGATTACCCGGCACCCGGCCTTTCTGCCTACTCGACTATTTCCCTGACGATTATCTGATGATCGTGGATGAAAGTCATGTGTCCATACCTCAGGTGGGAGCCATGTATGGCGGCGACCGTAGCAGAAAGGAAAATCTGGTAGAATATGGTTTCCGACTTCCGGCAGCTATGGACAACCGGCCTTTAAAATTTGAAGAATTTGAAGCAATTCAAAATCAGGTGATCTATGTAAGTGCCACCCCTGCTGATTATGAGTTGGAGAAGAGCGGCGGGGTTTTCGTGGAACAGATCATTCGCCCTACAGGTTTACTGGATCCTCCCATTGAGGTTCGTCCGAGTTTAAACCAAATTGATGATCTGCTGGAAGAGATCCAAAAGCGCGTCGAAAAAGATGAACGGGTTCTGGTGACCACGCTCACCAAAAGAATGGCGGAAGAACTGACCAAATACCTCACCCGAATCAATATTAGATGTCGGTATATTCATAGTGATGTGGACACTCTAGAGCGTGTAGAGATCATGCAGGACCTGCGTCTTGGCATTTTTGATGTGCTGGTGGGTGTAAACTTGTTAAGAGAAGGTCTTGATCTTCCGGAGGTATCCCTGGTTGCAATTCTGGATGCCGATAAGGAAGGATTTCTGCGAAGCGCACGTTCATTGACTCAAACCGTAGGCCGCGCTGCACGACACCTGAACGGAAAAGCGATCATGTATGCCGATAAGATCACCAATAGCATGCAGGCTACGATCGATGGCACAAATTACCGGAGAGAAAAACAAATAGCCTACAATAAGGAGCATAATATAACCCCTACCGCGATCAAAAAATCTCTAGAAAATGCACTTACTAAGGAAAAAGTGAATGCCTATACCTTTGATAATGCAGAAATACTTGCTGCGGAGAAAGAGAACGAATACCTCTCTAAACCGCAACTGGAGAAAAAGATTCGTGATACGCGGAAAGCTATGGAAAAGGCAGCTAAGGAACTTGACTTTATGATGGCTGCAAAACTTCGGGATAAAATTAAGGGGCTTCAGAAGAGCTTACAAGAAGTTGAATAG
- a CDS encoding T9SS type B sorting domain-containing protein has product MNTISRTIFLIVFCLPVLGIAQDEISLFQQFNGRYDYLAFGNTLNTAENTGQTPPSPCTILTQSSADFALQPGQTLVAAYLYWAGSGAGDFNVTLNGTSITASRTFSYQLTPELVYFSAFADITDLVAATGNGGYTLTDLDLTNVIPPYCANTTNFGGWAVTVIYEEATLPLNQVNIFDGYESVSASNPSLTIELDNLNVLDNIGAKIGFLAWEGDQSLANNETLRINGNIISNPPLNPADNAFNSTNSFTGSSQLYNMDIDFYNIENNIQPGDTSATIDLTSNQDLVIINNIVTVLNTELPDATIEIDQVSGADECGDRTITVDYTVYNVNSTDELPANTPIAFYANTTLVGQSATTAIIPIGGSESGTIDLSIPAGIPADFELKAFVDDDGTGTGVVNETNEDNNSFIVNVHLLVFPVYQVVDLELCEVVGTELFDLNEGVNLQNPADELSFHLSEDDALNNEDPIPNPEAYENITNPQTIWIRLSNPDCFITDSFEIEVVICPLPDAVITIDNNLNACRQRDLTIEFTVSNIGTGPLPANTPIAFYIDGLLLGQSETQNTIPINGSEPGSVFITLPPNTPDTFTLLAIVDDTGNGSGIVEELNEFNNEFSILVEFGSIPPIPMLPDLLLCDEGMNTATFDLTVQNELISTDPDDMISYFTTLENAIANENAIADPEQYVNSIDPQTIYVRLENEICFTTASFLITTKNCPPQIPQGISPNGDGLNDVFKIKGLIDVFEDFILKIYSREGNLIYEGGNEDGLWDAIPNTGLLYKETIVPVGTYYYVLILNDPEFPEPYLGWVYVNY; this is encoded by the coding sequence ATGAATACTATTTCAAGGACTATATTTTTGATTGTGTTTTGTTTACCGGTACTCGGTATTGCGCAAGATGAGATTAGCTTATTTCAACAATTTAATGGTCGTTACGATTACCTGGCTTTTGGCAACACCCTAAATACCGCAGAAAACACCGGACAAACTCCTCCCTCTCCCTGCACTATTCTTACCCAAAGCAGTGCAGATTTTGCATTACAGCCGGGTCAGACATTAGTGGCAGCATACCTCTACTGGGCCGGATCCGGAGCCGGAGACTTTAATGTTACCCTTAACGGTACTTCCATAACGGCTTCCCGTACTTTTAGTTACCAACTTACACCGGAGCTGGTTTATTTTTCGGCCTTTGCCGATATCACAGACCTGGTAGCAGCGACGGGTAATGGTGGATATACGCTTACAGATCTTGATCTTACCAACGTGATCCCTCCCTACTGCGCCAACACCACTAATTTTGGAGGCTGGGCCGTGACTGTAATATATGAAGAGGCCACACTACCGTTAAATCAAGTGAATATCTTTGACGGATACGAAAGTGTTTCTGCTTCCAATCCCAGTCTTACCATCGAGCTGGACAACCTTAACGTTTTAGATAACATAGGAGCCAAGATCGGGTTTTTAGCGTGGGAAGGAGATCAGAGCTTGGCTAATAATGAAACGCTGCGCATTAATGGAAATATTATAAGCAATCCTCCGTTAAACCCTGCTGACAATGCCTTTAATAGCACCAACAGTTTTACGGGTTCTTCACAGCTCTACAACATGGATATTGACTTTTACAATATCGAAAACAATATTCAACCGGGAGATACTTCAGCAACCATAGACCTTACTTCCAATCAGGATCTGGTGATCATCAATAATATTGTTACCGTTCTAAATACGGAACTTCCCGATGCAACCATTGAAATTGACCAGGTTTCGGGAGCCGATGAGTGTGGTGATCGGACCATAACTGTCGATTATACCGTCTATAATGTGAACAGTACCGATGAACTTCCTGCCAACACGCCCATTGCATTTTATGCCAACACCACATTGGTAGGTCAGTCTGCAACTACTGCAATTATCCCTATTGGAGGGTCGGAAAGTGGAACCATAGATCTTTCGATTCCTGCCGGGATTCCTGCCGATTTTGAATTAAAGGCTTTTGTGGATGATGACGGAACAGGGACCGGTGTCGTTAATGAAACGAACGAGGACAACAATAGTTTTATAGTAAATGTGCATTTACTGGTTTTTCCTGTATATCAGGTGGTCGACCTGGAGCTATGTGAGGTAGTGGGCACCGAACTTTTTGATCTGAATGAGGGTGTAAATCTTCAGAATCCGGCAGATGAACTCAGTTTTCATCTTTCGGAAGATGACGCCCTAAACAATGAAGATCCTATTCCCAATCCGGAAGCATACGAGAATATTACCAATCCGCAAACGATCTGGATTCGGCTTTCCAACCCCGATTGCTTTATCACTGATAGTTTCGAGATCGAAGTTGTTATTTGTCCGTTGCCTGATGCAGTAATTACTATCGATAATAATCTTAATGCCTGCCGCCAGCGCGATCTCACCATCGAATTTACGGTTTCCAATATAGGAACCGGTCCTTTGCCGGCAAATACTCCCATTGCTTTTTATATCGATGGTCTTTTGCTGGGACAGTCGGAAACACAAAATACTATTCCAATAAACGGTAGTGAACCGGGCTCGGTATTTATCACGTTGCCTCCCAATACCCCGGATACATTCACGCTTCTGGCTATTGTTGACGATACCGGCAATGGCAGTGGGATCGTGGAGGAGTTAAATGAATTCAATAATGAATTTAGTATCCTTGTTGAATTTGGCAGCATCCCCCCTATTCCTATGCTGCCCGATCTGCTCTTATGCGATGAAGGGATGAATACAGCCACCTTCGATCTTACCGTCCAGAATGAATTGATCTCTACAGATCCGGACGATATGATTAGTTATTTTACTACTTTGGAAAATGCCATTGCAAACGAAAATGCCATCGCCGACCCCGAACAGTATGTAAACAGTATAGATCCGCAAACTATATATGTAAGGCTAGAAAATGAAATCTGTTTTACCACGGCTTCCTTTTTAATCACCACGAAAAATTGTCCGCCACAAATTCCTCAGGGAATTTCTCCTAATGGCGACGGACTTAACGATGTCTTTAAAATAAAAGGACTTATTGATGTCTTCGAAGATTTTATTCTGAAGATCTACAGTCGGGAAGGAAATCTTATTTATGAAGGCGGAAATGAAGACGGTTTATGGGATGCCATCCCGAATACCGGTTTGCTATACAAAGAAACTATAGTTCCGGTAGGAACCTACTATTATGTTTTAATTCTGAATGATCCGGAATTCCCAGAACCGTATCTGGGATGGGTGTATGTAAATTATTAG
- a CDS encoding GH3 family domain-containing protein has protein sequence MAILGTIIKGAIELRGSLVSETPAVEAQEKVLRKLLEKAKDTAFGKYYGFRQILDSESITKSFSDAIPYHDYNKMTADWWSRVHDGLDDITWPGKPSYFAMSSGTTGKTSKRIPVSDEMIDAIRTTGIQQVSALSNFDLPADFFEKEIMMLGSSTDLTERGGFLEGEISGISASNIPFWFQGYYKPGEEIAKIDDWDERVQTIAERAKDWDIGALSGIPSWIELMLKKVIEYHNLNNIHEIWPNLQVYTSGGVAFKPYEKSFNLLLDHPITVIDTYLASEGFVAFQQRPETHAMKLVTDNGIYFEFIPFKPEYINEDGSITRDAPCLDLSEVETNTDYVLVISTVSGAWRYLIGDTIAFTDVDRAEIIITGRTKFFLNVVGSQLSVNKMETALRELEEQFDIEIPEFTLAAVKYDNEFYHHWYLGTESAVNTEELANALDEALKSANKNYKVARSKALKGVKVTTIAPDVFYEWNAKNKKKGGQVKMARVMNEEKFSEWQRFVSDFN, from the coding sequence ATGGCTATTTTAGGTACAATTATTAAAGGTGCGATCGAATTAAGAGGGTCGTTGGTCTCCGAAACTCCGGCTGTCGAGGCTCAGGAAAAAGTATTGAGAAAACTCCTGGAAAAAGCAAAAGACACTGCCTTTGGTAAATACTATGGGTTCCGTCAAATTTTAGATTCAGAGAGCATAACTAAATCGTTTTCCGACGCAATTCCGTATCACGATTACAATAAAATGACTGCCGATTGGTGGAGTAGGGTGCACGACGGGCTGGACGATATTACATGGCCGGGGAAGCCATCATATTTTGCCATGAGCAGCGGAACCACAGGTAAGACCAGCAAAAGAATTCCTGTAAGCGATGAAATGATAGATGCCATTCGAACTACAGGCATCCAACAGGTAAGCGCACTTTCTAATTTCGACCTACCTGCCGATTTTTTTGAGAAGGAGATCATGATGTTGGGTAGCAGTACCGATCTCACAGAGCGTGGAGGATTTCTTGAAGGTGAGATTAGTGGGATTAGCGCCAGTAACATCCCATTCTGGTTTCAGGGGTATTATAAGCCTGGAGAGGAGATCGCTAAAATTGACGATTGGGATGAGCGCGTGCAAACCATCGCCGAACGTGCAAAGGACTGGGATATCGGTGCGTTGAGCGGAATTCCATCATGGATCGAATTAATGTTGAAAAAAGTGATCGAATACCACAACCTTAATAATATACATGAGATCTGGCCTAACCTTCAAGTGTATACCAGCGGTGGTGTGGCATTTAAACCTTACGAAAAGAGTTTTAATCTGTTGCTTGATCATCCTATAACGGTCATAGATACCTATCTTGCTTCAGAAGGTTTTGTGGCGTTTCAGCAGCGACCGGAGACTCATGCAATGAAACTGGTTACCGATAATGGAATTTATTTTGAGTTTATTCCTTTCAAACCTGAATATATTAACGAAGACGGATCCATCACCCGTGATGCGCCCTGTTTAGATCTTTCCGAAGTAGAAACAAATACAGATTATGTACTTGTAATAAGTACCGTTTCCGGAGCGTGGCGCTACCTAATTGGCGATACCATTGCCTTTACCGATGTGGATCGGGCAGAGATCATTATAACCGGAAGAACCAAATTCTTCTTAAATGTCGTTGGATCACAACTTTCGGTAAATAAAATGGAAACCGCCCTCAGAGAACTTGAAGAACAATTCGATATCGAAATTCCTGAGTTTACACTTGCGGCGGTTAAATATGATAACGAATTTTATCATCATTGGTATCTGGGAACAGAGTCTGCGGTAAATACTGAAGAACTGGCCAACGCCTTGGATGAAGCGCTAAAATCGGCCAATAAAAATTACAAAGTAGCACGAAGTAAGGCTTTAAAGGGGGTAAAAGTTACCACGATCGCCCCCGATGTATTTTACGAGTGGAATGCCAAGAACAAGAAGAAGGGCGGACAGGTAAAAATGGCCAGAGTGATGAATGAGGAGAAATTTTCCGAATGGCAAAGGTTTGTTTCTGATTTTAACTAA